The Methanolacinia petrolearia DSM 11571 genome has a segment encoding these proteins:
- the cfbB gene encoding Ni-sirohydrochlorin a,c-diamide synthase produces the protein MKSFLITGDRSGSGKTSITLALSSILSDDFTVQTFKVAMDYIDPSYLTAVTGRPCRNLDSFVMTPEQIRDSYTNGCIGAEVAVIEGVRGLFEGSEALNDTGSTASVAKMLGQNVILVIDARSITRSAAAIVMGFLAYDPDVRIKGVILNQIISEKHLNKAKAAIEAATGIPVIGAIPRRDEMKLTMRHLGLIPFLEGKKDDEFLKRVDAVKEIVSRNVDIDALLDLAGESPAPVDVPKSFVQAKEKDVKIGVAVDEAFNFYYNDVFDILGAKGAEIVTFSPIHDSLPEADGYILGGGYPEMFAGELEANDRMREAVLEVSRNGTPIYAECGGLIYLTGELVLKSGWNDLEADKSYGMCGVFDGKTVMPSKRVIGYVKGVSDSRSPLGEAVFSGHEFHHTDVRLPKDTHYSYRLSRGSGIIGGFDGAVANRTQGSYTHLHPLASAGMIGNFVENCRKKE, from the coding sequence ACCTTACAGCAGTTACGGGAAGGCCGTGCAGGAACCTCGACAGCTTTGTGATGACTCCCGAGCAGATCAGGGACAGCTATACCAACGGATGCATCGGTGCCGAGGTGGCAGTCATCGAGGGAGTCCGCGGGCTCTTCGAGGGATCCGAGGCCCTGAACGATACGGGTTCTACGGCAAGCGTTGCCAAGATGCTCGGCCAGAATGTCATACTCGTAATCGATGCGAGGAGCATTACGAGGAGTGCGGCCGCAATTGTCATGGGATTTCTTGCTTACGACCCGGATGTAAGAATAAAGGGCGTCATCCTCAACCAGATAATCAGTGAAAAACATCTCAATAAGGCAAAGGCCGCAATCGAAGCTGCAACGGGGATTCCTGTCATCGGCGCAATTCCGAGACGCGACGAGATGAAACTTACAATGAGGCATCTCGGGCTGATACCGTTTCTCGAAGGAAAGAAGGATGATGAATTCCTGAAAAGAGTCGATGCTGTAAAAGAGATTGTCAGCAGGAACGTCGATATCGACGCACTCTTAGATCTCGCAGGCGAATCTCCTGCACCTGTCGATGTCCCCAAAAGTTTTGTCCAGGCAAAGGAGAAGGATGTAAAGATCGGGGTAGCGGTTGACGAGGCATTCAACTTCTACTATAACGACGTCTTCGATATCCTCGGAGCGAAGGGTGCGGAGATTGTTACGTTCAGCCCCATCCACGACAGTCTTCCCGAGGCCGACGGCTACATACTCGGCGGCGGATACCCGGAGATGTTCGCTGGAGAACTGGAAGCAAACGACAGGATGAGAGAGGCGGTTTTGGAGGTATCAAGGAACGGCACTCCGATCTATGCAGAATGCGGCGGGCTGATCTACCTGACAGGTGAGCTCGTGCTTAAATCGGGATGGAATGATCTTGAGGCCGATAAGAGTTACGGGATGTGCGGTGTCTTTGACGGAAAGACCGTGATGCCTTCGAAGAGAGTGATCGGTTATGTCAAAGGTGTTTCCGACTCGAGATCCCCGCTTGGAGAGGCTGTCTTCAGTGGCCATGAATTCCACCACACCGATGTCAGGCTCCCGAAGGACACGCATTACAGCTACAGGCTCAGCAGGGGTTCAGGGATTATCGGGGGATTCGACGGTGCGGTTGCCAACCGGACGCAGGGGAGTTACACGCACCTTCACCCCCTTGCTTCGGCAGGGATGATCGGGAATTTCGTTGAGAACTGCAGGAAAAAAGAGTGA
- the ilvE gene encoding branched-chain-amino-acid transaminase, with amino-acid sequence MIIYLDGEFLPKEEAKVSVFDHGLLYGDGVFEGIRAYNGRVFRLHEHLDRLYDSAKTIDLDIGMTKEEMAEATLETLRRNDHRDAYIRLVVTRGVGDLGLDPLKCSKPTVFIISAPWGAMYGDLYEKGLKAITVSIRRNAAEALPPNVKSLNYLNNIMAKIEANYKGGDEAIFFDTNGYVAEGSGDNIFVVKNGTIFTPPTMNNLRGITRMVLLEIAEELGIPVKEQNLGFFDLYTADEVLVTGTAAEVAPVTLIDGRKIGTGKPGPVIKQMTAAFSSKTSSEGTEIFK; translated from the coding sequence ATGATTATTTACCTTGATGGTGAATTCCTTCCGAAGGAAGAGGCGAAGGTATCTGTTTTTGACCACGGCCTTCTCTACGGTGACGGCGTATTCGAGGGAATCAGGGCATACAACGGCAGGGTATTCAGGCTGCACGAACACCTTGACCGGCTCTATGACTCTGCAAAGACGATCGATCTCGACATCGGGATGACGAAAGAGGAGATGGCCGAAGCAACGCTTGAGACTCTCAGGAGAAACGACCACAGGGATGCATACATCAGACTGGTCGTAACGAGAGGTGTCGGCGATCTCGGATTGGACCCCCTAAAATGCTCGAAACCAACCGTATTCATAATATCAGCCCCGTGGGGAGCGATGTACGGCGATCTTTATGAAAAAGGCCTGAAGGCGATAACGGTATCGATCAGGAGAAATGCGGCAGAAGCTCTTCCGCCTAATGTAAAGAGCCTGAACTATCTCAACAATATCATGGCAAAGATCGAGGCGAACTACAAAGGTGGAGACGAAGCCATATTCTTCGACACAAACGGCTACGTTGCCGAAGGTTCAGGGGACAATATATTCGTTGTAAAGAACGGCACGATTTTTACGCCTCCGACCATGAACAACCTCAGGGGAATAACAAGAATGGTCCTCCTCGAGATCGCCGAAGAACTTGGCATACCTGTAAAAGAGCAAAACCTCGGGTTCTTCGATCTCTATACCGCAGATGAGGTTCTTGTAACCGGAACCGCCGCCGAGGTTGCACCGGTAACACTCATCGACGGAAGAAAGATCGGAACGGGGAAACCTGGTCCGGTTATAAAACAGATGACAGCCGCTTTCAGTTCAAAGACTTCATCGGAAGGAACTGAAATATTCAAATAA
- a CDS encoding TrmB family transcriptional regulator has protein sequence MTDFPADKGSFELDQRIVERLKSWGMTEYESKIYTVLVMLQVGSARDIHELTGIPRGRVYEIISDLTKKGYIGVINGSPTRYHALDIARTFERIKKNTLQSIEEVVQMLEEIEKKARPAKVPGYTVQSESAIENQINYILRRAKDSVLILCSDPVFFKKYINEIKCSNKKLNLHIVVNNPSEYPYRGLNIYESDELIKSSLMDEKMYSDHSARLVFAIFADFREDILVIRRGSSLEGIFSSEFPVAEYIQRSITERICKA, from the coding sequence ATGACAGATTTCCCGGCGGATAAAGGATCATTTGAACTGGATCAAAGAATTGTTGAAAGACTGAAATCCTGGGGGATGACCGAATATGAATCCAAAATTTATACGGTTCTCGTTATGCTCCAGGTGGGCAGCGCAAGGGATATTCACGAACTCACGGGAATACCCCGGGGACGTGTATATGAAATCATTTCGGATCTCACAAAAAAAGGATATATCGGGGTTATAAACGGGAGTCCGACCCGGTATCATGCACTTGATATTGCACGGACTTTTGAAAGGATCAAAAAGAACACTCTTCAGTCAATCGAAGAGGTTGTCCAGATGCTTGAGGAGATCGAAAAAAAAGCCCGGCCTGCAAAAGTTCCGGGGTACACTGTTCAGAGCGAATCCGCGATAGAGAATCAAATAAATTATATCCTGAGGCGCGCAAAGGATTCTGTTCTTATTCTTTGCAGCGATCCCGTGTTTTTTAAAAAATATATCAATGAGATCAAATGTTCAAACAAGAAACTGAATCTTCATATTGTGGTCAATAATCCTTCTGAATATCCATATAGGGGCTTAAATATTTATGAAAGCGATGAATTAATCAAAAGCAGCCTTATGGATGAAAAAATGTATAGTGATCATTCGGCAAGGCTCGTTTTCGCTATATTTGCGGACTTCCGGGAGGATATTCTGGTGATCAGGAGAGGGTCATCTCTTGAGGGCATATTTTCTTCAGAATTCCCGGTCGCTGAATATATACAGAGATCTATAACCGAGAGAATCTGTAAAGCATGA
- a CDS encoding MFS transporter: MNTTKTLKDKITYYTTGRDKLKLTFLILSSMMTMMGGAAVAPSLPGISAYFSGYPESVIALVITLPSLAIVLSGWFIGMICDRVGKVRPLMISLALFALFGSSGAYLSSLEMILVGRALLGIAIAGIMTTTIALVSDYYSGPERIRVIGYQSAAMGIGAIVLETSGGLLASFGWRETFLIYLIALLFIPGVLLTMKEPKREDNTSGSQDFNKSKVEKKGLSFTQLAIIYISVFGVMLMFYTLPTKLPYLLQAAGISSTVVSGALLGIPGFISAFSALSCSRLYYYLKRNSIMATGFLLIALGFLIIGTVSGLIFLIVGLVLVGTGQGLLLPTLVGWLSEIAPAKRYGTLYGIYSVFFYLGQFVSGFVSQPIIDISGTYQMVFTLGGLYSIMMTAVFVFLIFGKKVHAKNKQESDKIT; this comes from the coding sequence ATGAACACGACAAAAACTCTCAAAGACAAAATAACATACTATACAACAGGCAGGGACAAATTAAAGCTCACATTTCTTATCCTTTCATCCATGATGACGATGATGGGCGGGGCGGCCGTCGCACCCTCCCTTCCGGGGATCAGCGCCTATTTTTCTGGATATCCCGAGAGTGTAATTGCACTGGTAATAACGCTTCCTTCTCTTGCAATAGTCCTTTCCGGATGGTTTATCGGGATGATATGCGACCGCGTGGGGAAAGTCAGGCCCCTGATGATATCCCTCGCATTGTTTGCGCTATTCGGATCTTCAGGTGCATATCTCAGTTCGCTGGAGATGATACTTGTCGGAAGGGCTCTGCTTGGCATTGCGATTGCCGGTATAATGACTACCACGATTGCACTGGTATCAGACTACTATTCAGGTCCTGAAAGGATCAGGGTTATAGGATACCAGTCGGCAGCAATGGGTATAGGAGCAATTGTTCTTGAGACTTCAGGGGGACTGCTTGCATCGTTCGGCTGGAGAGAGACTTTCCTGATCTATCTTATTGCACTGTTATTTATTCCCGGAGTTCTTCTTACGATGAAAGAGCCGAAAAGGGAAGACAATACTTCCGGAAGTCAGGATTTCAATAAATCAAAGGTCGAAAAAAAGGGATTGTCGTTTACTCAGTTAGCCATCATATACATATCGGTCTTTGGCGTGATGCTCATGTTCTATACATTACCGACAAAGCTTCCTTACCTTCTGCAGGCTGCCGGGATCTCCTCGACTGTTGTCAGCGGTGCACTTCTTGGAATTCCCGGCTTTATTTCGGCTTTCAGCGCCCTTTCCTGTAGCAGGCTCTATTATTATTTAAAGCGAAATTCGATAATGGCTACAGGATTCCTGCTTATTGCACTAGGTTTTTTAATCATAGGAACTGTTTCAGGCCTTATTTTTTTAATAGTTGGATTAGTGCTTGTCGGTACAGGCCAGGGGCTTTTGCTGCCGACGCTTGTCGGATGGCTGAGTGAGATCGCCCCAGCCAAAAGATACGGCACATTGTACGGGATTTATTCGGTGTTCTTCTACCTTGGACAGTTCGTATCCGGATTCGTATCACAGCCCATTATCGATATAAGCGGGACATACCAGATGGTGTTCACCCTCGGAGGACTGTATAGTATAATGATGACTGCGGTTTTTGTATTCCTGATATTCGGTAAAAAAGTGCATGCAAAAAATAAGCAGGAATCAGATAAAATTACATGA